A DNA window from Labrys wisconsinensis contains the following coding sequences:
- a CDS encoding TRAP transporter large permease → MTVALLIGSFSMLLLIGVPIAWCMGVASLLAITLGGLGLPQAWFAQQTLRGADAITLAAIPLFLFAGELMNRGGLTARIMRVAEHIFGRIRGGLGLVNVATALVYGGISGSATADTGAVGSIMIPAMAERGYPKAFAAAVTAASGTLGIIGPQSVILILYGVLTNTSIGGLLVAALIPGAFIAVTFMLTSYIVARRHNFPRNETPAAAGTIARDALGALPALLMPVLVLGSIIGGIATATEASAIAVVYAFLVGTLVYRELPLAALYPAAAAAVATTGVIMMIMALATPFGWILTVEQVPTAAANWITGLETSHAVTIALVLVLLKLVGFWLDLGPALIILAPILVPIALSAGLSPYQTGVVFTMTLGIGLFTPPIGTNIFVVCNVAKIDMWSVSVWLVPYWIASVVCVIALAAFPGLTEWLPRLFGL, encoded by the coding sequence TCGATGCTGCTGCTCATCGGCGTGCCCATCGCCTGGTGCATGGGCGTCGCCAGCCTGCTCGCCATCACCCTCGGCGGGCTCGGCCTGCCCCAGGCCTGGTTCGCCCAGCAGACCCTGCGCGGCGCCGACGCCATCACGCTGGCGGCGATCCCGCTCTTCCTCTTCGCCGGCGAGCTGATGAACCGCGGCGGCCTCACCGCCCGCATCATGCGGGTGGCCGAGCACATCTTCGGGCGCATCCGCGGCGGCCTCGGCCTGGTCAACGTCGCCACGGCGCTGGTCTATGGCGGCATCAGCGGCTCGGCCACCGCCGACACCGGCGCGGTCGGCTCGATCATGATCCCGGCCATGGCCGAGCGCGGCTATCCCAAGGCCTTCGCCGCGGCGGTCACGGCCGCCTCCGGCACGCTCGGCATCATCGGGCCGCAGAGCGTCATCCTGATCCTCTACGGCGTCCTGACCAACACCTCGATCGGCGGCCTCCTGGTGGCGGCGCTCATCCCGGGCGCCTTCATCGCCGTCACCTTCATGCTGACCTCCTACATCGTGGCGCGGCGTCACAACTTCCCGCGCAACGAGACGCCCGCCGCGGCCGGCACCATCGCGCGCGACGCGCTCGGCGCCCTGCCGGCGCTGCTGATGCCGGTGCTGGTGCTCGGCTCGATCATCGGCGGCATCGCCACCGCCACCGAGGCCTCGGCCATCGCCGTGGTCTACGCCTTCCTGGTCGGCACGCTGGTCTATCGCGAGCTGCCGCTCGCCGCGCTCTATCCCGCCGCGGCGGCCGCCGTCGCCACGACGGGCGTGATCATGATGATCATGGCGCTCGCCACGCCCTTCGGCTGGATCCTCACCGTCGAGCAGGTGCCGACCGCGGCGGCGAACTGGATCACCGGCCTGGAGACCTCGCACGCGGTCACCATCGCGCTGGTGCTGGTGCTCCTGAAGCTGGTCGGCTTCTGGCTCGACCTCGGCCCGGCCCTGATCATCCTGGCGCCGATCCTGGTGCCGATCGCCCTGAGCGCCGGGCTCAGCCCCTACCAGACCGGCGTGGTGTTCACCATGACGCTCGGCATCGGCCTGTTCACCCCGCCGATCGGCACCAACATCTTCGTCGTCTGCAACGTCGCCAAGATCGACATGTGGTCGGTCTCGGTGTGGCTGGTGCCCTACTGGATCGCCAGCGTGGTCTGCGTCATCGCCCTCGCCGCCTTCCCCGGCCTGACCGAGTGGCTCCCCCGCCTGTTTGGATTGTGA
- a CDS encoding aminotransferase class III-fold pyridoxal phosphate-dependent enzyme, whose translation MQHLVSGISSAGRAVPDLDGRPFLAVRAQGPHVWDDQGRRYVDTAIGFGAAFLGHTHPAVAAAVHAAIDRGSMPAFAHALEEEAAASLARHTGALSRVIFLNSGSEAVHLACRTARAVTGRRKIAKMAAGYDGWLDEVAFGNAGSTEALMTANERPARGDTLLMRFNDPADVELLFAESDDVAAVLLEPMMANAGCLVPDPGYLEHVAAVARAHGALVIMDEVLMGFRLHPGLASQRLGVEPDLATVGKAIGSGVAVAALVGTPAAMAGFEDLRVNRAGTYNGNPLACAAVHATMAALDAVDYAALLAAGDDLRRRIEQGFAAAGRPVRTTGYGTVFTLWNGAASPRTYAQAVAAADPGFTAHLHVELRRGGVISMPGPFGRHYLSAAHDTAALAVLADAFADAATRMASGG comes from the coding sequence ATGCAGCATCTCGTCAGCGGCATCTCGAGCGCGGGCCGGGCGGTGCCCGACCTCGACGGCCGGCCCTTCCTCGCCGTCCGGGCGCAGGGGCCGCATGTCTGGGACGACCAGGGCCGGCGCTATGTCGACACCGCCATCGGCTTCGGCGCCGCCTTCCTCGGCCACACCCATCCCGCCGTCGCCGCCGCCGTCCACGCCGCCATCGACCGCGGCTCGATGCCGGCCTTCGCCCATGCCCTGGAGGAGGAGGCCGCGGCGAGCCTCGCCCGGCACACGGGCGCGCTGTCGCGCGTGATCTTCCTCAACTCCGGCAGCGAGGCGGTGCACCTCGCCTGCCGCACGGCCCGGGCCGTCACCGGCCGCCGCAAGATCGCCAAGATGGCGGCCGGCTATGACGGCTGGCTCGACGAGGTCGCCTTCGGCAATGCCGGCTCGACCGAGGCGCTGATGACCGCCAACGAGCGCCCGGCGCGCGGCGACACGCTGCTGATGCGCTTCAACGACCCGGCCGACGTCGAGCTGCTCTTCGCCGAATCCGACGACGTCGCCGCCGTGCTGCTCGAGCCGATGATGGCCAATGCCGGCTGCCTCGTCCCCGATCCCGGCTACCTCGAGCACGTGGCCGCGGTGGCGCGGGCGCACGGCGCCCTGGTGATCATGGACGAGGTGCTGATGGGCTTCCGCCTGCATCCCGGCCTCGCCAGCCAGCGCCTCGGCGTCGAGCCCGACCTTGCCACCGTCGGCAAGGCCATCGGCAGCGGCGTCGCCGTGGCCGCCCTGGTCGGCACGCCCGCGGCCATGGCCGGCTTCGAGGACCTCAGGGTCAACCGCGCCGGCACCTATAACGGCAATCCCCTCGCCTGCGCCGCAGTGCACGCCACCATGGCCGCGCTCGATGCGGTCGACTATGCCGCCCTGCTGGCGGCGGGCGACGACCTGCGCCGCCGGATCGAGCAGGGTTTCGCCGCCGCCGGCCGCCCGGTGCGCACCACCGGCTACGGCACCGTGTTCACCCTGTGGAACGGCGCGGCCTCGCCGCGGACCTATGCCCAGGCCGTCGCCGCGGCCGATCCCGGCTTCACCGCCCACCTGCATGTCGAGCTGCGCCGCGGCGGCGTCATCTCCATGCCCGGCCCCTTCGGCCGCCACTATCTCTCGGCCGCCCACGACACGGCCGCTCTCGCCGTCCTCGCCGACGCCTTCGCCGACGCCGCGACGCGCATGGCGAGCGGCGGGTAA
- the aroQ gene encoding type II 3-dehydroquinate dehydratase has translation MREIDVLNGPNLNLLGTREPGIYGRLTLADIEAQLKARAGDRATLSFRQSNHEGELVTWIQEAGAAGRAVILNAGAYTHTSVALRDAISGAKAEVIEVHLSNVHAREEFRHHSWLSPVCIGVIAGFGPLSYALALEALLERQRTP, from the coding sequence ATGCGCGAGATCGATGTCCTCAACGGACCCAACCTCAACCTGCTGGGCACACGCGAGCCCGGCATCTACGGCCGCCTGACGCTCGCCGACATCGAGGCTCAGCTCAAGGCCCGCGCGGGCGACCGGGCGACGCTCTCCTTCCGCCAGTCCAACCACGAGGGCGAGCTCGTCACCTGGATCCAGGAGGCCGGTGCCGCCGGCCGGGCAGTGATCCTCAATGCCGGGGCCTACACCCATACGTCGGTGGCGCTGCGCGACGCCATCTCCGGCGCCAAGGCCGAGGTGATCGAGGTGCATCTGTCCAACGTCCATGCCCGCGAGGAATTCCGCCACCATTCCTGGCTCTCGCCGGTCTGCATCGGCGTCATCGCCGGCTTCGGGCCGCTCTCCTACGCCCTGGCGCTGGAAGCGCTGCTCGAGAGGCAGCGGACGCCCTGA
- the ahcY gene encoding adenosylhomocysteinase, whose translation MSEHDYIVKDISLASWGRKEIDIAETEMPGLMATRAEYGPKQTLKGARIAGSLHMTIQTAVLIETLKALGADVRWASCNIYSTQDHAAAAIAAAGTPVFAVKGETLEEYWDYTHKIFEWADGGTPNMILDDGGDATMLMHLGLRAEKGDTAFLDKADNEEEEVVFAAIKKRIKEQPGWYTRNALAIRGVTEETTTGVHRLYEMAKKGTLLFPAINVNDSVTKSKFDNLYGCRESLVDGIRRGTDVMMAGKVAMVAGFGDVGKGSAASLRHAGCRVMVSEVDPICALQAAMEGYEVVTMEEAAPKADIFVTATGNVDVITIDHMRAMKDRAIVCNIGHFDSEIQVASLRNYKWTNVKPQVDEIELASGRRIILLSEGRLVNLGNATGHPSFVMSASFSNQTLAQIELWTNPEQYGKQVYTLPKHLDEKVASLHLEKVGAKLTRLSDKQSAYIGVPQAGPFKPDLYRY comes from the coding sequence ATGAGCGAGCACGACTATATCGTCAAGGACATCAGCCTGGCGTCCTGGGGCCGCAAGGAAATCGACATCGCCGAGACCGAGATGCCCGGCCTGATGGCGACGCGCGCCGAATACGGCCCGAAGCAGACGCTGAAGGGCGCCCGCATCGCCGGCTCGCTGCACATGACGATCCAGACCGCCGTGCTGATCGAGACGCTGAAGGCGCTCGGCGCCGACGTGCGCTGGGCCTCGTGCAACATCTATTCGACCCAGGACCACGCCGCCGCGGCCATCGCCGCCGCCGGCACGCCGGTCTTCGCCGTCAAGGGCGAGACGCTGGAAGAGTACTGGGACTACACCCACAAGATCTTCGAGTGGGCCGACGGCGGCACGCCGAACATGATCCTCGACGACGGCGGCGACGCCACCATGCTGATGCATCTCGGCCTGCGCGCCGAGAAGGGCGACACCGCCTTCCTCGACAAGGCCGACAATGAGGAGGAAGAGGTCGTCTTCGCCGCGATCAAGAAGCGGATCAAGGAGCAGCCGGGCTGGTACACCAGGAACGCGCTCGCCATCCGCGGCGTGACCGAGGAGACCACCACGGGCGTGCACCGCCTCTACGAGATGGCCAAGAAGGGCACGCTGCTGTTCCCGGCCATCAACGTCAACGACAGCGTCACCAAGTCGAAGTTCGACAACCTCTACGGCTGCCGCGAATCGCTGGTCGACGGCATCCGCCGCGGCACCGACGTGATGATGGCCGGCAAGGTCGCCATGGTCGCCGGCTTCGGCGATGTCGGCAAGGGCTCGGCCGCCTCGCTGCGCCACGCCGGCTGCCGCGTCATGGTCTCGGAAGTCGATCCGATCTGCGCCCTGCAGGCGGCGATGGAGGGCTATGAGGTCGTGACCATGGAGGAGGCGGCGCCCAAGGCCGACATCTTCGTCACCGCCACCGGCAATGTCGACGTCATCACCATCGACCATATGCGGGCGATGAAGGACCGGGCCATCGTCTGCAACATCGGCCACTTCGATTCGGAGATCCAGGTCGCGTCGCTGCGCAACTACAAGTGGACCAACGTCAAGCCGCAGGTCGACGAGATCGAGCTCGCCTCGGGCCGGCGCATCATCCTGCTCTCGGAAGGCCGCCTGGTGAACCTCGGCAATGCCACCGGCCATCCGAGCTTCGTGATGTCGGCCTCCTTCAGCAACCAGACGCTGGCCCAGATCGAGCTGTGGACCAACCCCGAGCAGTACGGCAAGCAGGTCTACACCCTGCCCAAGCATCTCGACGAGAAGGTCGCCTCGCTGCACCTGGAGAAGGTCGGCGCCAAGCTGACCAGGCTCTCGGACAAGCAGTCGGCCTATATCGGCGTGCCGCAGGCCGGCCCGTTCAAGCCGGACCTCTACCGCTACTGA